A genomic window from Pseudanabaenaceae cyanobacterium SKYG29 includes:
- a CDS encoding adenylate kinase, with amino-acid sequence MPRIIMMGPPGAGKGTQGEALARLWSIPRIAPGDIFRAAIKNGTELGQQVKAYNDAGKLVPDELVVAIITQRLTEKDAQAGWILDGFPRTVPQAIALNEFLHSIKQKYDLVINLEVPEEVLLKRLQKRAQEQGRADDTIEVIKQRLQEYYEKTRPLLEFYKGCVTPVDGTPSMEEVTQQIQLLVEGVCPCPNKMP; translated from the coding sequence ATGCCGAGAATAATTATGATGGGTCCCCCTGGCGCAGGCAAAGGGACGCAGGGGGAAGCACTAGCACGTTTGTGGTCAATTCCCCGCATTGCCCCTGGAGATATTTTCCGCGCTGCAATTAAGAATGGCACGGAGCTGGGTCAGCAAGTTAAAGCCTACAATGATGCGGGTAAGCTCGTACCGGACGAATTGGTTGTTGCCATTATCACCCAGCGTCTGACAGAAAAAGATGCCCAAGCAGGTTGGATTTTGGACGGCTTTCCCCGTACTGTGCCCCAAGCGATCGCGCTTAATGAATTTCTGCACTCCATCAAGCAGAAATATGACCTGGTAATCAATCTAGAAGTGCCTGAAGAAGTTTTGTTAAAGCGTCTGCAGAAACGGGCACAGGAGCAGGGTCGAGCTGATGATACTATCGAAGTTATCAAGCAAAGACTACAGGAATACTACGAAAAAACCCGACCTTTGCTAGAATTTTATAAGGGGTGTGTTACGCCAGTAGATGGTACCCCATCTATGGAAGAAGTCACCCAGCAAATACAGTTGCTAGTTGAAGGAGTTTGCCCATGTCCAAACAAGATGCCATAG
- the secY gene encoding preprotein translocase subunit SecY translates to MTSNRSKDPTSQEIFMQMAQASGLRDRLLVTIGILILVRLGNFVPVPGIDRSVLANIIQGSPLANFIDAFSGGGLSLLGVFALGILPFINASIFMQIFITLSPTLENLQKNEGEAGRRTIAQYTRYWALIIAIIQSLGTALFLQGGNAVKDMGVPFFQIGEVTISSFTLSCVVALTAGAMFVMWLGELITERGIGNGASLLIFVGIAAGLPRSFGSTIQAVTEDPSLTGGFILLLVTFLAMIVAIVFVQEGTRRIPIVYAKRQVGRKLYREMSSYLPLRLNQGGVMPIIFASSFFLIPALLAESVNNPGFTVFVNNFLRQDSIGYIILYPLLILAFSYFYSSIIINPVELSQNLKKMGASVPGKRPGAATTEYLEGVLNRLTFLGAIFLSVVVLVPLMVQKLSGNLAQSSFGATSLLILVGVAIETANQIRTYVISQRYEGMVKQ, encoded by the coding sequence ATGACAAGCAATCGCAGTAAAGACCCCACTTCCCAAGAAATTTTCATGCAAATGGCGCAAGCCTCTGGGCTGCGGGACCGCTTACTAGTGACCATTGGTATTTTAATTCTGGTGCGCCTGGGCAACTTTGTGCCTGTACCAGGCATCGATCGGTCTGTACTGGCTAATATCATCCAAGGCAGCCCCCTCGCCAACTTCATCGATGCCTTTTCCGGGGGCGGCTTGTCCCTGTTAGGGGTATTTGCTCTGGGAATTCTCCCCTTTATCAACGCCTCTATCTTCATGCAAATATTTATCACCCTCTCCCCCACCCTAGAAAACTTGCAAAAGAACGAGGGAGAAGCGGGCAGACGCACGATCGCCCAGTACACCCGCTATTGGGCTTTGATTATCGCCATTATTCAAAGTCTAGGCACTGCCCTCTTTCTCCAAGGGGGAAACGCCGTCAAGGATATGGGTGTACCCTTCTTCCAGATAGGGGAGGTGACGATTTCCAGCTTTACCCTTAGCTGTGTGGTAGCCCTCACGGCAGGAGCAATGTTTGTCATGTGGTTAGGGGAACTGATTACAGAGCGGGGCATTGGCAATGGGGCTTCCCTATTGATTTTTGTGGGTATTGCTGCTGGTCTACCCCGATCGTTTGGTTCCACAATCCAGGCGGTGACAGAAGACCCCAGTTTGACAGGGGGGTTTATTCTATTGTTGGTGACATTCTTGGCAATGATTGTCGCCATTGTATTCGTACAGGAGGGCACACGGCGGATTCCGATTGTTTATGCTAAGCGACAAGTGGGGCGCAAACTTTACCGCGAAATGTCGAGCTATTTACCCCTGCGGTTGAACCAAGGGGGAGTGATGCCGATTATCTTTGCCTCTTCTTTCTTCCTGATTCCAGCCCTGCTCGCTGAATCTGTTAACAACCCTGGCTTTACAGTATTTGTCAACAACTTTTTGCGCCAGGACTCGATCGGCTACATTATTCTCTATCCCCTCCTGATTCTAGCTTTTAGTTACTTCTACTCATCCATCATTATCAATCCTGTAGAGCTGTCACAAAACTTGAAGAAGATGGGGGCAAGCGTGCCAGGTAAACGGCCAGGGGCTGCCACAACAGAATATCTGGAAGGAGTATTGAACCGTCTAACCTTTCTAGGAGCAATCTTTCTTAGCGTGGTTGTGCTTGTGCCCTTGATGGTACAAAAACTCTCTGGTAATCTGGCGCAAAGCAGTTTTGGCGCTACCTCACTGCTCATTCTAGTAGGTGTTGCCATCGAAACTGCTAATCAGATTCGCACCTATGTTATTTCCCAACGTTACGAAGGAATGGTTAAACAATAA
- the infA gene encoding translation initiation factor IF-1 — protein MSKQDAIEMEGTVTESLPNAMFRVDLDNGFNVLAHISGKIRKNYIKILPGDRVKVELTPYDLTKGRITFRMKN, from the coding sequence ATGTCCAAACAAGATGCCATAGAGATGGAAGGTACAGTTACGGAATCTTTGCCCAACGCTATGTTTCGTGTTGACCTGGATAATGGTTTCAATGTCCTTGCTCATATCTCTGGTAAGATTCGCAAGAATTACATTAAAATCCTGCCTGGGGATAGGGTGAAAGTGGAGCTAACCCCCTACGACCTTACTAAGGGCAGAATTACCTTCCGCATGAAAAACTAA